A part of Streptomyces sp. NBC_00557 genomic DNA contains:
- a CDS encoding lysozyme, with protein MARERTLLRRRAGVLAAAMAALALAGTASAAAGPPALVAGLPRGHDVSSHQKYVDWQGARSAGARFVYVKATESTDYANPYFSGQYDGAGGAGLYRGAYHFALPDRSSGARQAAYFVQHGGDWAADGRTLPPALDIEYNPYSSKHRCYGLGWKRMVGWIRSFSDEVRQETGRRPVIYTTAQWWRQCTGDSHAFSKNHALWIARHSASGPGRLPGGWRYWTFWQFATKGRLPGDQNLFNGSASRLKILARGR; from the coding sequence ATGGCCCGTGAACGCACCCTGCTCCGTCGCCGCGCCGGTGTCCTCGCGGCGGCCATGGCGGCGCTCGCTCTCGCGGGCACCGCGTCCGCCGCCGCCGGACCTCCGGCGCTGGTCGCGGGACTGCCGCGGGGGCACGACGTCTCGTCGCACCAGAAGTACGTCGACTGGCAGGGCGCCCGGTCCGCGGGCGCGCGGTTCGTCTACGTCAAGGCGACCGAGTCCACGGACTACGCCAACCCCTACTTCTCCGGGCAGTACGACGGCGCGGGCGGCGCGGGCCTGTACCGGGGCGCGTACCACTTCGCGCTGCCGGACAGGTCCTCCGGCGCCCGGCAGGCCGCCTACTTCGTGCAGCACGGCGGTGACTGGGCGGCGGACGGCCGCACCCTGCCGCCCGCGCTGGACATCGAGTACAACCCCTACAGCAGCAAGCACCGGTGCTACGGGCTGGGCTGGAAGCGGATGGTCGGCTGGATCCGGTCGTTCAGCGACGAGGTCAGGCAGGAGACCGGCCGCCGCCCGGTGATCTACACGACCGCCCAGTGGTGGCGGCAGTGCACCGGCGACAGCCACGCGTTCTCGAAGAACCACGCCCTGTGGATCGCCCGGCACAGCGCCTCGGGGCCGGGCAGGCTGCCCGGCGGGTGGCGGTACTGGACCTTCTGGCAGTTCGCGACCAAGGGCCGGCTGCCGGGTGACCAGAATCTCTTCAACGGGTCCGCGAGCCGGCTGAAGATCCTCGCCCGGGGCCGGTAG
- a CDS encoding VOC family protein — MAGTSGGRPSLYPTLLYADAKAAIKQLTEALGFTELSLYETEDGTVMHAELVQGNGAVMIGSKGRGGLFDTVMKDAGPAGVYVVVDDVDAHHQRAVEHGVDILMPPTDQDYGSRDYMARDVEGNVWSFGTYAPEIAG, encoded by the coding sequence ATGGCAGGGACGAGCGGCGGACGGCCGAGCCTCTACCCCACGCTGCTGTACGCGGACGCGAAAGCGGCGATCAAGCAGCTGACGGAGGCGCTCGGCTTCACCGAGCTGTCGCTGTACGAGACGGAGGACGGCACGGTGATGCACGCCGAGCTGGTCCAGGGCAACGGCGCGGTGATGATCGGCTCCAAGGGCCGCGGCGGCCTGTTCGACACGGTGATGAAGGACGCGGGGCCCGCGGGGGTGTACGTGGTCGTGGACGACGTGGACGCCCACCACCAGCGGGCCGTGGAGCACGGCGTGGACATCCTGATGCCCCCGACCGACCAGGACTACGGCTCGCGGGACTACATGGCCCGGGACGTCGAGGGCAACGTGTGGAGCTTCGGGACGTACGCCCCGGAGATCGCCGGCTGA
- a CDS encoding alpha/beta hydrolase: protein MRPVKATALTTAIAAGVAVASVAAGRLASDAALKAPAGRPLPTEPRLTVHGTAAGQITLTRDLASLRPGTYGLAGNGSHAVVGPVLDSARHTADTVVRRLERVTHGTLSSGDAVWFTPNLYVGDPSAALGLDHADVQVPGELGDLPAWFLPGARDTWLIAVHGLGATREQAMNLMPALHARRMPVLALAYRGDPGAPRPPDGLNHLGETEWRDLDAAIRHAVRSGARRVVLLGWSTGATMALRAAEHSALREHISGLVLDSPVLSWEATLRALARARHTPPPLLPLAVRAAQGRTGLYADRVPEITDPGRLSVPTLIFHGPDDRVAPWEFSRRLARRRPDLVALHTVPEAPHAAMWNAGPEEYQERLRRFLTPLV, encoded by the coding sequence GTGCGCCCCGTCAAAGCGACCGCCCTCACCACGGCCATAGCCGCCGGCGTGGCCGTGGCGTCCGTCGCCGCCGGCCGCCTCGCCAGCGACGCCGCGCTGAAGGCGCCCGCCGGACGCCCGCTGCCCACCGAACCCCGCCTCACCGTGCACGGCACCGCCGCCGGCCAGATCACCCTCACCCGCGACCTGGCCTCGCTGCGCCCCGGCACCTACGGCCTCGCCGGCAACGGCTCCCACGCGGTCGTCGGCCCCGTCCTGGACAGCGCCCGGCACACCGCCGACACCGTCGTACGCCGCCTGGAGCGCGTCACGCACGGCACCCTCTCCTCCGGCGACGCGGTGTGGTTCACCCCGAACCTGTACGTCGGCGATCCGTCCGCCGCCCTCGGCCTCGACCACGCCGACGTCCAGGTGCCCGGCGAACTCGGCGACCTGCCCGCCTGGTTCCTGCCCGGCGCCCGGGACACCTGGCTGATCGCCGTGCACGGCCTCGGCGCCACCCGCGAACAGGCCATGAACCTCATGCCCGCCCTGCACGCCCGCCGGATGCCGGTCCTCGCGCTCGCCTACCGCGGCGACCCCGGCGCCCCGCGCCCGCCGGACGGCCTGAACCACCTCGGCGAGACGGAGTGGCGCGACCTGGACGCGGCGATCCGCCACGCCGTCCGCAGCGGCGCCCGCCGGGTCGTCCTGCTCGGCTGGTCCACCGGCGCCACGATGGCCCTGCGCGCCGCCGAGCACTCCGCGCTGCGCGAGCACATCTCCGGACTGGTCCTGGACTCGCCGGTGCTCAGCTGGGAGGCCACGCTGCGCGCCCTCGCCCGCGCCCGGCACACCCCGCCGCCGCTGCTGCCGCTCGCCGTGCGCGCCGCCCAGGGCCGGACCGGCCTGTACGCCGACCGGGTCCCCGAGATCACCGACCCGGGCCGGCTCAGCGTGCCGACCCTGATCTTCCACGGCCCCGACGACCGGGTGGCCCCCTGGGAGTTCTCCCGCAGGCTCGCCCGCCGCCGACCCGACCTGGTCGCCCTGCACACCGTGCCCGAGGCCCCGCACGCGGCGATGTGGAACGCCGGCCCCGAGGAGTACCAGGAACGGCTGCGCCGCTTCCTCACCCCGCTGGTGTGA
- a CDS encoding class II aldolase/adducin family protein — protein sequence MAEQRRDAEQERIWAELVATARRSVADGLVVGTSGNVSARVGDLVLVTPSGVPYDRLTPEDITGVDLTGRQVLGTLVPTSELPMHLAVYRTTDARAVVHTHAVHATAVSTLVPELPLVHYMAAALGGPVRVAPYATYGTDELAENMLRALAGRSGCLLQNHGTLTYGAGLDQAYDRTAQLEWMCRLWLTASSVPGLTPSLLTEAQLAETGERLRGYGQRR from the coding sequence ATGGCTGAGCAGCGGCGGGACGCGGAGCAGGAGCGGATCTGGGCGGAGCTGGTCGCGACGGCGCGGCGGAGTGTGGCCGACGGGCTGGTGGTCGGCACCTCCGGGAACGTCTCCGCGCGCGTGGGCGACCTGGTGCTGGTCACCCCCTCCGGAGTGCCGTACGACCGGCTGACCCCGGAGGACATCACCGGCGTCGACCTCACCGGGCGACAGGTGCTCGGCACCCTGGTGCCGACCAGCGAGCTGCCCATGCACCTCGCCGTGTACCGCACCACCGACGCCCGCGCGGTCGTCCACACCCACGCCGTGCACGCGACGGCGGTGTCCACGCTCGTGCCCGAGCTGCCCCTGGTCCACTACATGGCCGCGGCCCTCGGCGGCCCCGTCCGCGTCGCCCCCTACGCCACGTACGGCACCGACGAACTCGCCGAGAACATGCTGCGCGCCCTGGCCGGCCGCTCCGGCTGCCTGCTGCAGAACCACGGCACGCTCACCTACGGCGCCGGCCTGGACCAGGCCTACGACCGCACCGCCCAGCTGGAGTGGATGTGCCGCCTGTGGCTGACGGCGTCCTCGGTGCCCGGCCTGACCCCGTCCCTGCTGACGGAGGCACAACTCGCCGAGACCGGGGAACGGTTGAGGGGGTACGGCCAACGGAGGTGA